One window of the Lactococcus lactis genome contains the following:
- the grpE gene encoding nucleotide exchange factor GrpE, which yields MSEETKEEIKNEKVDEEVTEELTEEALEDIVEEEINELDEAQKLATEWENKFLRVSAEMQNVQRRGNEERLQLIKYRSQDLAKKILSSLDNLERALAVEGLTDDVKKGLEMVQESLISALKEEGVEEVSYESFDHNLHMAVQTVPADDEHPADSIVQVFQKGYQLHERLLRPAMVVVAQ from the coding sequence ATGTCCGAAGAAACTAAAGAAGAAATCAAAAATGAAAAAGTTGATGAAGAAGTGACTGAGGAGTTAACAGAGGAAGCACTTGAGGATATTGTTGAAGAAGAAATCAACGAACTTGATGAAGCACAAAAGTTAGCGACTGAGTGGGAAAATAAATTCCTTCGCGTTTCTGCAGAAATGCAAAACGTACAACGTCGTGGAAATGAAGAACGTTTGCAACTTATCAAATATCGTTCACAAGATTTAGCAAAAAAAATCTTATCTTCACTAGATAATCTTGAACGTGCACTTGCTGTTGAAGGATTAACGGATGATGTAAAAAAAGGCCTTGAAATGGTCCAAGAAAGCTTGATTTCAGCGCTTAAAGAAGAAGGCGTTGAAGAAGTTTCTTATGAAAGTTTCGACCATAATCTTCATATGGCTGTTCAAACTGTTCCAGCTGATGATGAACATCCAGCTGACAGCATCGTGCAAGTTTTCCAAAAAGGTTACCAACTTCACGAACGTTTACTTCGTCCAGCAATGGTTGTCGTAGCACAGTAA
- the dnaK gene encoding molecular chaperone DnaK — protein sequence MSKIIGIDLGTTNSAVAVLEGTESKIIPNPEGNRTTPSVVAFKNGEIIVGDAAKRQAVTNPETIISIKSKMGTSEKVSANGKEYTPQEISAMILQNLKATAEAYLGEKVEKAVITVPAYFNDAQRQATKDAGKIAGLEVERIVNEPTAAALAYGLDKTDKDEKILVFDLGGGTFDVSILELGDGVFDVLATAGNNKLGGDDFDQKIIDWMVAEFKKENGIDLAQDKMALQRLKDAAEKAKKDLSGVTTTQISLPFITAGAAGPLHLEMALTRAKFDELTHDLVEATRQPVRQALSDAGLSTSDIDEVLLVGGSTRIPAVVELVRHETNKEPNKSVNPDEVVAMGAAIQGGVITGDVKDVVLLDVTPLSLGIETMGGVFTKLIDRNTTIPTSKSQVFSTAADNQPAVDIHVLQGERPMAADNKTLGRFQLTDIPAAPRGIPQIEVTFDIDKNGIVSVKAKDLGTQKEQTIVIKSNSGLSDEEIDKMMKDAEANADADAKRKEEVDTRNEADALVFQTEKTLKDLEGKVEEAEVKKAEEAKEELKKALEGEDIDDIKAKSEALSEIAQNLAVKLYEQANAAQGEAGQATDAQEAPKDDNTFDGDFEESK from the coding sequence ATGTCTAAAATTATCGGTATTGACCTTGGTACAACAAACTCAGCAGTAGCAGTTCTTGAAGGAACTGAATCAAAAATTATTCCAAATCCAGAAGGAAATCGTACAACACCTTCAGTTGTAGCTTTCAAAAATGGTGAAATCATTGTCGGTGACGCTGCAAAACGTCAAGCGGTAACTAACCCAGAAACAATTATTTCTATTAAATCAAAAATGGGAACATCTGAAAAAGTTTCTGCAAATGGTAAAGAATATACACCACAAGAAATTTCAGCAATGATTCTTCAAAACTTGAAAGCTACAGCAGAAGCTTATCTTGGAGAAAAAGTAGAAAAAGCAGTTATCACTGTACCTGCATACTTTAATGACGCTCAACGTCAAGCAACTAAAGATGCTGGTAAAATTGCTGGTCTTGAAGTAGAACGTATCGTTAACGAACCAACAGCAGCAGCTCTTGCTTATGGTCTTGATAAAACAGATAAAGATGAAAAGATTCTTGTATTTGACCTTGGTGGTGGTACATTCGACGTTTCAATTCTTGAACTAGGTGATGGTGTCTTTGATGTTCTTGCAACTGCTGGTAACAACAAACTCGGTGGTGATGATTTTGACCAAAAAATCATTGATTGGATGGTTGCCGAATTCAAGAAAGAAAACGGAATTGACCTTGCCCAAGATAAAATGGCTTTGCAACGTTTGAAAGATGCCGCTGAAAAAGCGAAAAAAGACCTTTCAGGTGTAACAACTACTCAAATCAGCTTGCCATTCATCACAGCTGGTGCTGCTGGCCCTCTTCACTTGGAAATGGCTTTGACTCGTGCTAAATTTGATGAATTGACACATGATCTTGTTGAAGCGACACGTCAACCAGTTCGCCAAGCCCTTTCTGATGCTGGCTTGTCAACTTCTGATATTGACGAAGTTCTCTTGGTTGGTGGTTCAACTCGTATCCCTGCTGTTGTTGAACTTGTTCGTCACGAAACAAACAAAGAACCAAATAAATCAGTAAACCCTGATGAAGTTGTTGCTATGGGTGCAGCAATTCAGGGTGGTGTGATTACTGGTGACGTTAAAGATGTTGTTCTCCTTGACGTTACTCCACTTTCACTTGGTATTGAAACAATGGGTGGTGTCTTCACAAAATTGATTGACCGTAACACAACTATCCCAACTTCTAAATCACAAGTCTTCTCAACTGCTGCTGATAATCAACCTGCTGTAGATATTCATGTCCTTCAAGGTGAACGTCCAATGGCAGCTGATAACAAAACTTTGGGTCGTTTCCAATTAACAGATATCCCTGCAGCACCACGTGGTATTCCACAAATCGAAGTAACATTTGATATTGATAAAAATGGTATTGTTTCTGTTAAAGCTAAAGACCTTGGTACACAAAAAGAACAAACAATCGTTATCAAATCAAACTCAGGTCTTTCTGATGAAGAAATTGATAAAATGATGAAAGATGCTGAAGCAAATGCTGACGCTGATGCAAAACGTAAAGAAGAAGTTGATACACGTAATGAAGCTGATGCTTTAGTTTTCCAAACTGAAAAAACTTTGAAAGACCTTGAAGGAAAAGTAGAAGAAGCTGAAGTTAAAAAAGCTGAAGAAGCTAAAGAAGAACTCAAAAAAGCGCTTGAAGGTGAAGATATTGATGATATCAAAGCTAAATCAGAAGCACTTTCTGAAATCGCTCAAAACCTCGCTGTAAAACTTTATGAACAAGCAAATGCAGCTCAAGGTGAAGCTGGACAAGCAACTGATGCTCAAGAAGCTCCAAAAGATGATAATACATTTGATGGTGACTTTGAAGAAAGCAAATAA